From the genome of Miscanthus floridulus cultivar M001 chromosome 10, ASM1932011v1, whole genome shotgun sequence, one region includes:
- the LOC136485136 gene encoding bisdemethoxycurcumin synthase-like, whose amino-acid sequence MATIAEQVTVLEDLRRAQRANGPAAVLAIGTATPANCVLQDQFPDWYFRVTGSHHLTKLKAKMKRICDKSGIKKRYFHHTEETISSHPEFLDRALPSLGARLRTTADAVAELAAAAAATAIAEWGRPAVDITHLVVATNSGADEPGADLRLAMLLGLRPTVRRTLLYLHGCSAGLVAIRVAKDIAENNRGARVLVACAHAVLLSFGAPDEARLDALVTTALFADGAGAVVVGADPTLPVERPVFHFVSSSQATLPATERTVGITLGESGVEYGVSTEVPTLVRNSIERCLADSLAPLGLANARDGGGWNWNSLFFAVHPGGRALLDSYEAALGLDARKLAASRHVLAEYGNMLGATIIFVLDEIRRRRQDGGEEREDCRWGIMSGLGPGLTVETIVLHAAGSRNED is encoded by the exons ATGGCTACCATCGCCGAACAGGTCACTGTCCTTGAGGATCTCCGCAGAGCGCAGCGTGCGAATGGCCCTGCCGCCGTGCTGGCCATCGGCACGGCAACCCCGGCAAACTGCGTGCTACAGGACCAGTTCCCCGACTGGTACTTCCGTGTCACCGGTAGCCACCACCTCacgaagctgaaagccaagatgAAGAGAATAT GTGACAAGTCAGGCATCAAGAAGCGCTATTTCCACCACACGGAGGAGACGATCAGCAGTCACCCGGAGTTCCTAGACCGCGCGCTGCCGTCGCTCGGCGCGAGGCTGCGAACCACCGCGGACGCCGTGGCAGAgctcgccgcggccgcggcggcaaCAGCGATCGCGGAGTGGGGCCGCCCAGCGGTCGACATCACGCATCTTGTCGTCGCCACCAACTCTGGCGCCGACGAGCCGGGCGCGGACCTCCGCCTCGCTATGCTACTAGGACTCCGGCCCACCGTGCGCCGCACCCTGCTCTATCTGCACGGCTGCTCGGCGGGGCTCGTGGCCATCCGCGTCGCCAAGGACATCGCCGAGAACAACCGCGGCGCCCGCGTGCTCGTGGCGTGCGCCCACGCCGTGCTCCTCAGCTTCGGCGCGCCGGACGAGGCCCGCCTCGACGCGCTCGTCACCACGGCGCTGTTCGCTGACGGCGCCGGCGCGGTCGTCGTCGGCGCCGACCCGACGCTGCCCGTCGAGCGCCCCGTCTTCCACTTCGTGTCCTCGTCACAGGCGACGCTGCCGGCGACAGAACGTACCGTTGGGATCACCCTGGGCGAGAGCGGCGTCGAGTACGGCGTGTCCACGGAGGTGCCGACGCTTGTCCGCAACAGCATAGAGCGGTGCCTGGCGGACTCGCTGGCGCCGCTTGGCCTCGCGAACGCGAGAGACGGCGGCGGCTGGAACTGGAACAGCCTCTTCTTCGCGGTGCACCCTGGTGGCCGCGCGCTCTTGGACAGCTACGAGGCCGCATTGGGCCTGGATGCACGGAAACTCGCGGCTAGCCGGCACGTGCTGGCCGAGTACGGCAACATGTTGGGGGCGACCATCATCTTCGTCCTCGACGAGATACGGCGGCGCCGCCAAGATGGTGGGGAGGAAAGGGAGGACTGCAGGTGGGGGATCATGTCGGGACTTGGGCCGGGACTAACAGTTGAGACTATAGTTTTGCATGCTGCCGGCAGCCGGAACGAAGACTAG